A genomic stretch from Algoriphagus halophilus includes:
- the ppk1 gene encoding polyphosphate kinase 1, with amino-acid sequence MKLALKDKYESIIQKSDLVSRDLSWLKFNDRVLDQSKKEHRTIFEKLKFLAITASNLDEFFMIRVGSLYNYLDYDKERVDYSGLREEPFKTKLMSDCQVFHKDQHEHFTNVILPGLDQEGVSLCNISRLTDSEKQTVKDYFKKAIYPMLTPMVYDGYRTFPILMNRLLIFGVVTTSPGERKDMKKLSFVQIPSNIPRFFEIERDNSLLLIPIEEVIREHIVSLFRNVEIEGISLFRITRNGDFTLEESEDMDANFLEEVKRKLMERKTGRVVRIEIEEGYSKWMLNSLLERWNLKMDSVFLVKRASMIDFTGMWQIVGNKKFRERLPQVHPPVNPLSYPEEGRADIFETLKEKDILLHHPYNNIDSILDLINKAAEDPDVMAIKMTIYRLAKDSQITKALLKAAENGKHVSVLFEVKARFDEENNIREAKRLQKAGCFVIYGITHLKTHTKLLLIVKKDANEITRFVHLGSGNYNEDTARLYTDIGLLTTNETLANDVSEFFNVITGHSMPSQYTNLITAPRDMRNQLIEFIEEEAENARKGLPSGIFIKVNSLEDSEIIYALYRASQSGVTIKLVVRGICCLRPQREGLSDKIEVISIVGDFLEHSRIYHFHNNGNTRTYAGSADMMVRSFDKRLESLFKVEAPLLEKQLMNILAYNLKDNVNAYVMQEDGTFIAKSPVGDEEEFNVHKEFFHLDPEKVIQVQLVES; translated from the coding sequence ATGAAACTGGCATTAAAAGATAAATACGAATCGATTATCCAAAAAAGTGACCTGGTAAGCCGGGATTTAAGCTGGCTAAAATTTAATGATCGGGTATTAGATCAATCGAAGAAAGAACACCGGACAATTTTTGAGAAGTTAAAATTCTTGGCCATCACTGCCTCGAATTTGGATGAGTTCTTCATGATCAGGGTCGGTTCTCTTTACAACTACCTGGATTATGACAAAGAGCGGGTCGATTATTCGGGTCTTCGGGAAGAACCCTTCAAGACCAAATTGATGAGTGATTGTCAGGTTTTTCATAAAGATCAACATGAGCATTTCACGAATGTGATTCTTCCTGGCCTGGATCAGGAAGGGGTTTCCTTGTGTAATATTTCCAGGCTTACCGATTCTGAAAAACAAACGGTAAAGGATTACTTTAAAAAAGCCATCTATCCTATGCTTACCCCCATGGTATACGATGGTTATCGAACCTTTCCGATTTTGATGAATCGCTTGCTGATTTTTGGGGTGGTGACCACCAGTCCCGGAGAGCGGAAGGATATGAAGAAGCTGAGTTTTGTTCAGATTCCATCCAATATCCCGAGGTTTTTCGAGATTGAAAGAGATAATTCCCTGTTATTGATTCCGATCGAGGAAGTGATTCGGGAGCATATTGTGTCACTTTTCAGGAATGTGGAGATTGAGGGGATCAGTTTGTTTAGGATTACCCGAAATGGGGACTTCACCCTGGAGGAGTCAGAAGACATGGACGCGAATTTCCTGGAGGAAGTGAAGCGAAAGTTAATGGAAAGAAAAACCGGTCGGGTCGTTCGGATTGAGATAGAGGAGGGGTATAGCAAATGGATGCTCAATTCCCTTTTGGAGCGTTGGAACTTGAAAATGGACTCCGTTTTCCTGGTCAAGCGAGCCAGTATGATCGATTTTACGGGCATGTGGCAGATTGTTGGAAACAAGAAGTTCAGAGAACGCTTGCCTCAGGTCCATCCTCCGGTTAATCCACTTTCTTACCCTGAAGAAGGAAGAGCGGATATCTTTGAAACACTGAAGGAGAAAGATATTTTATTGCATCACCCTTATAATAACATCGATTCCATTTTGGATTTGATCAATAAGGCTGCTGAAGACCCTGATGTAATGGCCATCAAAATGACTATTTACAGATTGGCCAAAGACAGTCAGATTACCAAAGCTTTGTTAAAGGCAGCAGAAAACGGAAAGCACGTTTCAGTGTTGTTCGAGGTGAAGGCACGTTTTGACGAGGAAAATAATATCCGGGAGGCAAAAAGACTTCAAAAAGCCGGTTGCTTTGTGATTTATGGGATTACCCATCTCAAGACCCATACAAAACTGTTGCTCATTGTGAAAAAAGATGCCAATGAAATCACCCGCTTTGTTCATTTGGGATCTGGAAACTATAATGAGGATACCGCCAGACTCTACACCGATATTGGTTTATTGACCACCAATGAGACCTTGGCCAATGATGTATCTGAATTCTTTAACGTTATAACGGGGCACTCCATGCCTTCCCAATACACCAACTTGATTACCGCTCCTAGGGATATGCGAAATCAGTTGATTGAGTTCATTGAAGAAGAGGCAGAAAATGCCAGAAAAGGTCTTCCAAGTGGGATTTTCATCAAAGTGAACTCCTTGGAGGATTCAGAAATCATCTATGCCTTGTATAGAGCTTCCCAATCTGGAGTGACCATTAAATTGGTAGTGAGAGGGATTTGTTGCTTACGCCCTCAGCGGGAAGGATTGAGTGATAAGATAGAAGTGATTTCCATTGTGGGTGATTTCTTGGAACATTCCAGGATCTATCACTTCCATAACAACGGAAATACCAGAACCTATGCAGGGAGTGCCGATATGATGGTCCGTAGTTTTGATAAAAGGTTGGAATCCTTGTTCAAGGTAGAAGCTCCTTTGTTGGAAAAGCAGTTGATGAATATCCTGGCCTATAACCTCAAAGACAATGTCAATGCCTATGTCATGCAGGAAGACGGAACCTTTATTGCCAAATCTCCAGTAGGGGATGAGGAAGAGTTCAATGTTCATAAAGAGTTTTTCCACTTGGACCCCGAAAAAGTAATTCAAGTACAGCTGGTAGAATCCTAA
- the gyrB gene encoding DNA topoisomerase (ATP-hydrolyzing) subunit B — protein MSEEKANKPANYGAGNIQVLEGLEAVRKRPAMYIGDVGVKGLHHLIWEVVDNSIDEALAGHCDTIHVTVNTDNSITVEDNGRGIPTDWHEKEQKSALEVVLTVLHAGGKFDKDTYKVSGGLHGVGVSCVNALSTDLKATVYRDGVITEQEFKIGVPQYPAKQVGTTDKRGTMIHFKPDASIFTHTEFKYETIANRLREMAFLNAGIRIFLKDLREIEEDGNARSDEFFSEGGLVEFVQYLDNTREKIIEAPIYIEGEFNSVPVQVAMNYNTSYSENVVSYVNTINTYEGGTHVTGFRRALTRTLKSYADKSGMLDKLKIDVSGDDFREGLTAVISVKVAEPQFEGQTKTKLGNSDVVGAVDSAVSDTLQFWLEEHPKEAKIIVGKVILAAQARHAARKAREMVQRKNVLGGGGLPGKLADCANSDPSICELYLVEGDSAGGSAKQGRDRDFQAILPLKGKILNVEKAHEHKIYDNDEIKNILTALGVKFGTVNDDKELDLSNLRYHKIIIMTDADIDGSHIRTLILTLFFRYMRSLIENGYVYIALPPLYLLKRGKDERYCWTEEERQQLTKEMAKDGKEDSVGIQRYKGLGEMNPEQLWTTTMDPSVRTIKQVTIDSAAEADHLFSMLMGDEVAPRREFIEKNAKYAKIDT, from the coding sequence ATGAGTGAAGAAAAAGCTAATAAACCCGCGAATTACGGTGCAGGGAACATCCAAGTATTGGAAGGTTTGGAAGCAGTGCGGAAAAGGCCTGCTATGTATATCGGCGATGTCGGTGTCAAAGGTCTCCATCACCTGATATGGGAAGTAGTTGATAACTCCATTGATGAGGCACTTGCAGGACATTGCGACACGATCCATGTGACTGTGAATACCGACAATTCCATCACGGTGGAAGACAATGGTCGGGGTATTCCAACAGACTGGCACGAAAAAGAGCAAAAATCCGCATTGGAAGTGGTATTGACGGTCCTTCATGCCGGGGGTAAGTTTGACAAAGATACTTACAAAGTGTCCGGTGGATTGCACGGTGTAGGGGTTTCCTGTGTGAATGCCCTTTCTACGGATTTGAAGGCCACTGTGTACAGAGATGGAGTCATCACCGAGCAGGAGTTTAAGATTGGGGTTCCTCAGTATCCTGCCAAACAGGTGGGTACAACCGATAAGAGGGGGACCATGATTCACTTCAAGCCTGACGCATCCATCTTTACCCATACTGAATTCAAGTATGAAACCATTGCCAACCGATTAAGAGAAATGGCATTCCTGAATGCCGGAATCAGAATCTTTTTGAAAGATCTGAGAGAAATCGAAGAGGATGGCAATGCAAGGTCTGATGAGTTTTTCTCTGAAGGAGGGTTGGTTGAATTTGTTCAATACTTGGACAATACCCGTGAGAAGATCATTGAAGCACCCATTTACATCGAAGGAGAGTTCAATTCAGTACCTGTTCAGGTAGCCATGAATTACAACACGTCCTACTCTGAAAATGTGGTTTCCTATGTCAACACCATCAACACCTATGAAGGTGGAACACATGTCACCGGATTTAGAAGAGCATTGACCCGAACATTGAAGTCCTATGCAGATAAGTCCGGGATGCTGGATAAACTGAAGATTGATGTTTCCGGGGATGACTTTAGGGAAGGATTGACAGCGGTGATCTCTGTGAAGGTTGCAGAGCCTCAGTTTGAAGGGCAGACCAAAACAAAATTAGGCAACTCGGATGTAGTAGGTGCCGTGGATTCTGCGGTTTCAGATACCTTGCAGTTCTGGTTGGAAGAACATCCGAAAGAGGCTAAAATCATCGTAGGAAAAGTGATCCTTGCTGCACAGGCCAGACATGCGGCTAGAAAAGCCCGTGAAATGGTGCAGCGAAAGAATGTCCTGGGAGGCGGAGGTCTACCCGGTAAACTTGCCGATTGCGCGAATTCTGATCCTTCTATTTGTGAACTTTACCTGGTCGAAGGGGACTCCGCAGGGGGATCTGCCAAGCAAGGTCGTGACCGTGATTTCCAAGCCATCTTACCTTTGAAAGGAAAGATCCTGAACGTGGAAAAGGCGCATGAGCATAAGATCTACGATAACGATGAAATCAAGAATATCCTGACTGCACTCGGTGTGAAGTTCGGAACGGTCAATGATGACAAAGAGCTTGATTTATCCAACTTGAGATATCATAAGATTATCATCATGACGGATGCCGATATCGATGGATCTCACATTAGGACCTTGATTTTGACGCTGTTCTTTAGGTATATGAGATCCTTGATCGAAAATGGATACGTATACATCGCATTGCCACCTCTTTATTTGTTGAAGAGAGGGAAAGACGAGCGGTACTGCTGGACAGAAGAAGAGCGTCAGCAATTGACCAAGGAAATGGCCAAGGATGGAAAGGAAGACAGTGTCGGGATTCAGCGATACAAAGGTCTTGGTGAGATGAACCCGGAGCAGCTGTGGACCACCACCATGGATCCTTCCGTGAGAACCATTAAGCAAGTGACCATCGATTCTGCCGCAGAGGCCGATCACTTATTTAGCATGTTGATGGGGGATGAGGTAGCTCCAAGAAGAGAGTTTATTGAGAAGAATGCTAAATATGCCAAAATAGATACCTAA
- a CDS encoding CoA-binding protein — MEAEKNKTTLIAGATPDPTRYAYTAAVFLDRAHIPFIPISIKNGTVLGKDILPLGNKPALQGIHTITLYLNAGNQQEWEDYFLSLAPQRIIFNPGAENPSLKERAEKQGIECINGCTLVMVSSGQY, encoded by the coding sequence ATGGAAGCAGAGAAAAATAAAACCACGTTAATCGCCGGAGCCACCCCTGATCCAACTAGGTATGCCTATACTGCTGCCGTATTTCTGGATCGGGCCCATATTCCATTTATACCCATCAGTATCAAGAATGGAACGGTATTGGGAAAGGATATTTTACCCTTGGGCAACAAGCCGGCGCTCCAAGGAATTCATACCATCACCTTGTATTTAAACGCGGGGAACCAACAGGAATGGGAGGACTATTTTTTATCCTTGGCACCTCAACGGATTATTTTTAATCCCGGAGCGGAGAACCCCTCTTTGAAGGAGCGGGCAGAGAAGCAGGGCATTGAATGTATCAATGGTTGTACCTTGGTCATGGTCAGCTCTGGACAGTACTGA
- a CDS encoding GNAT family N-acetyltransferase has protein sequence MSKEADIIPPVDRALIKAELTEERFLRYANNGDNLVFLVNIHNAPHVVREIGRLRELTFRAAGGGTGLELDLDENDTCENCYDQLITWSAEDEEIVAGYRLINCKKAIGEDGTINLSTTHLFDFSEKFIQDFLPYTIELGRSFVQPKYQPSIDNRKGIFSLDNLWDGLGAVVLLNPEVKYLFGKVTMYPHYHREARDLLLMFMNHYFPDKESLVTPKPEIQLGYESDLPSQGNPFEGLPYKEGYKVLNSRVRGYGENIPPLINTYMNLSPTMMTFGTAMNDEFGEVEETGILITLEDIYETKKHRHMDTFERDRVYGSREK, from the coding sequence ATGAGTAAGGAAGCAGACATTATTCCTCCAGTGGACAGAGCTTTGATCAAAGCCGAACTTACTGAAGAACGGTTTCTTCGGTATGCGAACAATGGGGATAATCTGGTCTTTTTGGTAAATATTCACAATGCTCCCCATGTGGTGAGAGAAATAGGCAGGCTGAGGGAGCTGACATTTAGAGCCGCAGGGGGAGGAACTGGGCTGGAATTGGATCTGGATGAAAATGATACCTGCGAAAACTGCTATGATCAATTGATCACATGGAGTGCGGAGGATGAAGAAATAGTTGCGGGATATCGATTGATCAATTGTAAAAAAGCAATTGGAGAAGACGGGACTATCAACCTTTCAACCACGCATCTATTTGATTTTTCCGAAAAGTTTATCCAGGATTTCCTTCCTTATACCATAGAATTAGGTAGATCTTTTGTACAGCCTAAGTATCAGCCAAGTATAGATAATAGAAAAGGGATTTTCAGTTTGGATAATCTCTGGGATGGATTAGGTGCTGTGGTGTTGCTCAATCCGGAGGTAAAGTACTTATTTGGGAAAGTGACCATGTATCCCCATTATCACCGGGAAGCCAGGGATTTGTTGCTGATGTTCATGAATCATTATTTTCCAGATAAGGAATCCCTGGTGACACCCAAGCCGGAAATTCAGTTGGGTTATGAATCTGATTTGCCTTCTCAGGGGAATCCATTTGAGGGATTGCCTTACAAGGAAGGGTATAAAGTCTTGAATTCAAGAGTGAGGGGATATGGTGAAAACATACCTCCTTTGATCAATACTTACATGAATCTTTCGCCTACCATGATGACTTTTGGTACCGCGATGAACGATGAATTTGGAGAGGTAGAGGAAACGGGGATATTGATTACCTTGGAGGATATCTACGAAACCAAAAAGCACCGGCATATGGATACATTTGAGCGGGACAGGGTGTATGGAAGCAGAGAAAAATAA
- a CDS encoding 1-acyl-sn-glycerol-3-phosphate acyltransferase has product MPDKFIDVKKVIKEKNPTLLKWLPGFVISYIRNVIHEDWLNEIMGRIHHLKGMDFVDAVIDELKIEVVLKGAEHIPKTGGVIIAANHPLGGIDGIALMYAVGKIRKDIRFLVNDLLMSFENFQPMFVPVNKLGKNSQKILDNIDQVYAEEYAVMVFPAGLVSRKSEEGIRDLIWKKSFVTKSKKYKKNIIPCFIEGKNSKFFYNLANWRKKIGIQANIEMFYLADEMYQQQGKKVTIHFGEAIPYQNLDSSKTDAQWALQVKELVYKLGKT; this is encoded by the coding sequence ATGCCCGATAAATTTATCGATGTAAAGAAAGTGATCAAAGAAAAGAATCCTACGCTATTGAAATGGCTTCCAGGATTTGTGATTTCTTATATACGAAATGTGATTCATGAGGATTGGCTCAATGAAATAATGGGCAGGATCCATCATTTAAAAGGAATGGACTTCGTGGATGCTGTCATCGACGAGTTAAAAATAGAGGTAGTATTAAAAGGCGCTGAGCACATTCCAAAAACCGGAGGGGTGATCATTGCTGCAAATCATCCCCTGGGAGGGATCGACGGAATCGCGTTGATGTATGCCGTAGGCAAGATCAGAAAGGATATTCGTTTCTTGGTCAATGACTTATTAATGTCTTTTGAGAATTTTCAGCCCATGTTTGTTCCGGTGAATAAACTGGGGAAAAACTCCCAGAAGATTTTAGATAATATTGATCAGGTATATGCCGAAGAATATGCCGTGATGGTATTTCCTGCAGGATTGGTATCGAGAAAATCCGAGGAAGGCATTCGTGATTTGATTTGGAAGAAAAGTTTCGTGACCAAGTCAAAAAAGTATAAAAAAAATATTATTCCTTGCTTCATTGAAGGGAAGAATTCGAAGTTTTTTTACAATTTGGCCAATTGGAGAAAGAAAATCGGGATTCAGGCAAATATTGAAATGTTTTACCTTGCAGATGAAATGTACCAGCAGCAAGGTAAAAAAGTGACCATCCATTTTGGTGAGGCAATTCCTTATCAAAATTTGGATTCAAGTAAGACCGATGCACAATGGGCCTTGCAGGTGAAGGAATTGGTATACAAATTAGGAAAAACATGA
- a CDS encoding SDR family NAD(P)-dependent oxidoreductase — protein sequence MNLVITGSTSGIGLETVKALYPLFDKLILPVRNLEKAKKLVSQFDHPEKFDCLKMDLSSMESVHQAGKHIADSYDQIDLLINNAGGMFPKGKKTKEGLDWSFAVNHLGHFHLSQLLLQNLIRAKGKLVFVSSEFHRMGSVKLHDLGLHTSSSSWKNYSDAKLYNILTSNQFHSMYSEKGLASYSLHPGAVNTSFGSESDPLSKIFITITKPFFISPQKGAETSIFLAKSNKDELQSGGYYDKKKLKSPSSKAKDAALQDKLYDFSLQQLEEILS from the coding sequence ATGAATCTAGTCATAACAGGAAGTACTTCGGGTATTGGATTGGAAACAGTAAAAGCGCTCTATCCCCTATTCGATAAACTGATCCTTCCGGTGAGAAATCTAGAGAAGGCAAAAAAACTGGTTTCACAATTTGACCATCCCGAAAAGTTTGACTGTCTGAAAATGGATTTGAGTTCCATGGAAAGCGTCCATCAGGCCGGCAAACACATTGCAGATTCCTATGATCAAATCGATCTTCTGATCAATAATGCCGGGGGAATGTTTCCAAAGGGCAAAAAAACCAAAGAGGGGCTGGATTGGTCATTTGCTGTCAACCATTTAGGGCATTTTCATTTAAGTCAATTGCTTCTCCAAAACTTGATCCGGGCGAAAGGAAAACTCGTGTTTGTCAGCTCAGAATTCCATAGAATGGGATCAGTCAAGCTCCATGACTTGGGGCTTCATACGAGCTCCAGTAGCTGGAAGAACTACAGCGACGCCAAACTATATAATATCCTGACAAGCAATCAATTCCATTCCATGTACTCGGAAAAAGGTTTAGCTTCCTATTCCCTCCACCCCGGAGCAGTCAACACCTCTTTTGGCTCTGAGTCAGACCCATTGTCCAAAATTTTCATAACGATCACCAAGCCCTTCTTTATCAGTCCACAAAAAGGGGCTGAAACCTCCATTTTTCTCGCAAAATCCAATAAGGATGAACTTCAATCGGGAGGTTATTATGATAAAAAGAAACTTAAAAGCCCAAGTTCAAAGGCCAAGGATGCTGCGTTACAGGATAAACTTTACGATTTCAGTCTTCAACAGTTGGAAGAAATCCTTTCCTGA
- a CDS encoding class I SAM-dependent methyltransferase, with amino-acid sequence MQEETILSLSPSEWADYELIDTGGFEKLERFGQFILSRPEPQAIWDKSLSEGEWKQQAHAHFAKEKNNPEKGKWEQLKKMPHNWAISYANPEGLNIQLNLAQTSFKHIGLFPEQAVNWDYLYTKIKSCPVEKPKVLNLFAYTGAASVAARAAGAEVTHLDSVKQVVTWSRHNMESSGLEGIRWIIDDAMKFIKREARRGNIYQGIILDPPAYGRGPDGEKWVLEEQINEMLKVCAEILDKENHFLILNMYSLSFSSLIAANLIKTNFDAVKNAEHGELYLNDRFDKKLPLGIFFRFSSY; translated from the coding sequence ATGCAAGAAGAAACCATTCTATCACTTAGCCCTTCTGAATGGGCAGATTATGAACTTATAGACACAGGGGGATTTGAGAAGTTGGAACGGTTCGGACAATTTATTTTAAGTAGACCTGAGCCACAGGCGATTTGGGATAAATCACTTTCTGAGGGAGAATGGAAACAACAAGCCCATGCCCATTTCGCCAAGGAAAAAAACAACCCTGAAAAAGGAAAATGGGAGCAACTGAAAAAGATGCCCCATAACTGGGCCATCAGCTATGCCAATCCGGAAGGATTGAACATCCAATTGAACCTTGCCCAAACTTCATTTAAACACATCGGTCTGTTTCCTGAACAGGCAGTAAACTGGGATTACCTCTATACAAAAATCAAATCTTGCCCGGTAGAAAAACCGAAAGTCCTGAACTTATTTGCCTATACAGGCGCTGCTTCTGTAGCTGCAAGGGCAGCTGGCGCGGAAGTCACGCATTTGGATTCCGTCAAACAAGTGGTCACTTGGTCGAGACATAATATGGAATCCTCAGGATTGGAAGGAATCAGGTGGATCATTGATGATGCCATGAAATTCATCAAGCGAGAAGCCAGAAGAGGGAATATCTACCAAGGGATCATCTTGGACCCTCCTGCTTATGGCCGAGGTCCTGACGGTGAAAAATGGGTATTGGAGGAACAGATCAATGAGATGCTGAAAGTATGCGCAGAGATCTTGGATAAGGAAAACCACTTCCTTATTCTCAATATGTATTCCCTGAGCTTTTCCTCCCTGATCGCTGCAAATTTGATCAAAACGAATTTTGATGCTGTGAAAAATGCGGAACATGGGGAATTGTATTTAAATGACCGGTTCGACAAAAAATTACCGCTGGGCATTTTCTTCAGATTTTCTAGTTATTGA
- a CDS encoding aspartate aminotransferase family protein yields MNNRQLFLQHLAQTTDFPLLIEVEKAEGVYLHGPNGEKYIDLISGIGVSNVGHRHPKVLEAIQAQLDKYLHLMVYGEYVQSPQTKLAEALCKTLPPHLDNVYLVNSGSEAIEGALKLAKRYTGKRNIISCVNAYHGSSHGALSVGGNEIFKRAYRPLLPGVTNIHYGALADLEQINPDTAAVVMETIQGEAGIRVGTKDYFQALRKKCDEMGALLILDEIQAGFGRTGKFWAFEHFEIVPDIIVCAKGMGGGMPIGAFIANKEVMGVFKNNPLLGHITTFGGHPVSAAASIATIEVLKNESLIEQVEGKANLIKSLLIHPKIQEIRNKGLMMAVKFESFEVLKPIIDRAIALGVITDWFLFCDDSMRIAPPLTITEEELKKACQLILQAIEAS; encoded by the coding sequence ATGAATAATAGACAACTATTTCTTCAACATTTAGCACAAACCACTGACTTCCCTCTATTGATTGAAGTAGAAAAAGCGGAAGGAGTTTATTTACATGGCCCAAATGGTGAAAAATATATTGATCTCATTTCAGGTATCGGAGTAAGCAATGTAGGACATAGACATCCAAAAGTGTTGGAAGCCATTCAGGCCCAACTCGATAAATACCTGCACCTGATGGTATATGGGGAATATGTACAAAGCCCTCAGACCAAATTGGCGGAAGCTCTTTGTAAAACGCTACCCCCACATTTAGACAATGTGTATTTGGTCAACAGCGGATCTGAGGCGATAGAAGGTGCTTTAAAATTGGCAAAAAGATATACCGGCAAAAGAAACATCATTTCTTGTGTCAATGCCTACCATGGGAGTTCCCATGGCGCATTGAGTGTAGGGGGAAATGAAATTTTCAAAAGGGCCTATAGACCCTTACTTCCCGGTGTCACCAATATTCACTATGGCGCATTGGCTGATTTGGAACAGATCAATCCCGATACTGCCGCTGTGGTCATGGAGACCATCCAAGGGGAAGCCGGAATCCGAGTGGGAACCAAGGACTATTTCCAGGCGCTCAGAAAGAAATGCGATGAAATGGGTGCGCTCTTGATTCTGGATGAAATTCAGGCAGGATTCGGAAGGACCGGGAAATTCTGGGCATTTGAACATTTTGAGATCGTCCCGGATATTATTGTTTGTGCCAAAGGGATGGGGGGAGGAATGCCCATTGGAGCTTTTATAGCCAACAAAGAAGTGATGGGGGTATTTAAAAACAATCCTTTACTGGGCCATATCACCACGTTTGGCGGACACCCTGTCTCCGCTGCAGCCAGTATTGCAACCATAGAAGTTTTAAAAAACGAGTCCCTGATAGAACAGGTAGAAGGAAAGGCCAACCTGATCAAATCCTTACTGATTCATCCTAAGATTCAAGAAATCAGAAACAAAGGACTGATGATGGCGGTAAAATTTGAATCTTTTGAAGTATTGAAACCAATCATCGACCGGGCAATAGCGCTTGGAGTGATTACAGATTGGTTTCTGTTTTGTGATGACTCCATGCGGATTGCACCCCCGTTGACCATCACTGAAGAGGAACTCAAAAAAGCCTGCCAACTCATCCTGCAGGCGATCGAAGCCTCCTAA
- a CDS encoding 1-acyl-sn-glycerol-3-phosphate acyltransferase: protein MMKLLSRFVFWISGWSLNANWPEGLKKAVLIAIPHTSNWDILYARAAFFLMDIPVRFTIKKEVMVGPLGWLLSGLGAIGIDRKRIPGGRKQTYTEAMVNMLKERDELVIMVTPEGTRSQVKKWKSGFYHIALGANVPIVVGYLDYKKKEAGIGPCIYPDGNMDAQIEELKAFGRTVTGKHPEKGIV from the coding sequence ATGATGAAGTTATTGTCCCGCTTTGTGTTTTGGATTTCGGGCTGGTCCTTGAATGCCAACTGGCCTGAAGGGTTAAAAAAGGCGGTCTTAATTGCAATCCCCCATACTTCCAATTGGGATATTTTATATGCAAGAGCTGCATTTTTCCTGATGGATATCCCGGTCAGATTTACCATCAAGAAAGAAGTAATGGTAGGCCCTTTGGGATGGCTGCTATCAGGCTTGGGGGCAATAGGAATTGACAGAAAAAGGATCCCTGGGGGGCGAAAGCAAACCTATACTGAAGCCATGGTGAACATGCTTAAAGAGCGGGATGAATTGGTGATCATGGTCACACCTGAAGGAACCCGTTCACAAGTGAAAAAATGGAAGTCCGGATTTTATCATATTGCCTTAGGGGCCAATGTTCCCATTGTAGTGGGGTATCTGGATTATAAAAAGAAGGAAGCAGGAATAGGACCTTGTATCTATCCTGATGGTAATATGGATGCACAAATTGAAGAATTAAAAGCCTTTGGAAGGACCGTTACCGGAAAGCATCCCGAGAAAGGTATCGTATAA
- a CDS encoding patatin-like phospholipase family protein — MKSDLKVGIALSGGGVRGISHLGVLKGLNEAGIFPTKVSGTSAGAIAGAMYCNGYQPEEVLKIIVETNYFKFMRPAISLTGFLKMNSVGELFKLYLKHNNFSELQIPLTVAATDIKKGKVIYFSEGELIPPILASSCIPGMFDPIVIGDKFFVDGGVLNNLPVEPLEGICDFVIGINCNHLPEESNIRNMKSLIERSVIMSMNYNVYSRKSKCDFFIEAPGLGKYGVFDIKKAPELFQAGYEQALQYIDENPAILELATKKE, encoded by the coding sequence ATGAAATCTGATTTAAAAGTTGGGATTGCGTTATCTGGGGGAGGTGTAAGAGGGATTTCTCATTTGGGAGTTCTCAAGGGATTGAATGAGGCAGGAATATTCCCGACCAAAGTGAGCGGCACCTCAGCTGGAGCCATAGCAGGGGCGATGTATTGCAATGGTTATCAACCAGAGGAAGTACTAAAGATCATAGTGGAGACCAATTACTTTAAGTTTATGCGTCCCGCCATATCCCTTACGGGTTTCTTAAAGATGAATTCCGTGGGGGAATTGTTCAAGCTGTATCTGAAGCACAATAATTTCAGTGAATTACAAATTCCTTTGACAGTAGCTGCCACAGATATCAAAAAAGGGAAAGTCATCTATTTTTCAGAAGGAGAATTAATTCCTCCAATTCTTGCTTCTTCCTGTATTCCAGGAATGTTTGACCCGATTGTGATCGGGGATAAATTTTTCGTCGATGGAGGAGTTCTGAATAATCTTCCGGTTGAACCATTGGAAGGGATCTGTGACTTTGTGATTGGGATCAATTGCAACCATTTGCCTGAGGAAAGCAATATCAGGAATATGAAAAGCCTGATCGAGCGGTCCGTTATCATGTCCATGAACTACAATGTTTACAGCAGGAAGTCCAAATGTGATTTTTTTATAGAAGCACCGGGCTTGGGCAAATATGGAGTCTTCGATATCAAAAAGGCGCCAGAATTATTTCAGGCAGGTTATGAACAGGCATTACAATATATTGACGAAAATCCTGCAATTTTGGAGCTGGCAACTAAAAAAGAGTAA